The Juglans regia cultivar Chandler chromosome 11, Walnut 2.0, whole genome shotgun sequence genome contains the following window.
CGATTTCTTATTTCCTTCttcttacttaatttttttgattgttTATTACATAATATGCTCACAGAGCAGTTAGATATAAACAACAAATTTAcgtagttatatttttttatgacttattacatattttttccaGACTTAATAGTTACATCCAAAAGATAATTTACATAGGTTCATAACAGAATAGACATATGCATGAGAAAGAAAGTTGAAATTACaggtaaagaaaaaaagttaagcCTAAACAGATTAGTCAAGACGAGCTTCCAATTTTCACATCTTCGGACCCAATATTTAcacgtaaaatataaatagatatttattgGTTTCCcagctttttttttaaatgccatTGCTTTCCagttaaatatgaattttgagTGCTTTCATGAAATAGCTCAGTGGATAATTAATTCTCGAACCATTGTCGAAAATATTGAATACGAGGAATCGCCACTTAAACCAccagattataatattattccttTCAATCAACTTGATATCTACAAAGATACAGATGCAGAAGTAggtatgtattatataaatttttcaatatttttatatgtttttcttcttacataataatgataataaatttataaattagatatCCTGGCAATAGCAATGATGACGAATGCACCAAGACAAGTTAATACAAGCCATGGCAAATCATTGGTACAAGACATATATGTGATCGATTCAAGGTAtgaatatatatctttttatatcgataaaaatatttttaccctaatatcttataatatttttattattgtgaatctaagattattttttacttttacagtTTAAAGGTTCTACGTTTGGCAATGTGGAACAAATTTGTCCACGATGAATGCTctgaaatttgtaatattattatggaAAAGCCAATTGTCCTTGCAACAAAAATCAGAGTCTCTTCGTATAACGGTATTTTTCCTTACTATTAACATTCTCATTAATTACTTATCttgcatttatatatttatttatatatgtttataatgtAGGCTTATCATTATCGTCACGACCTACGAGTGTCTTCACCATTGAGCCATTTCTTGCATCTGCCATTTCATTACGTGCATGGTAAATTATAtgcctaaattaatttattatacttgTTATTTAAATgcaatatagattttatattaacctttatcaatatattaatatcttTGAATATATTATCCTATATATTTAGtacatatttgttattatttaaatgttttactCTATTTATCAATTCAATTGTTCAGGGCAACAGAAAACAACTTGTTACTTGAGGAAACAATTGCCAAAAATTTGGATAGGCCAGTTGCATCAACATCAGGTTCTACCGATCCATTAGTCAAAATATCAGAAATTGTGGAAGCCTTAAAGTCTATTCCAGCAATGACGGTATAATTTACATTTATCGTTTACCTGatcaatgaaaataatttctatacagttgtttatttttatcatttttgaaaatatagagattaaatgttagtttttatcaaatgaaaataaaagaaaacaacttGTCATTTGTGCCTCATGAATTCGAAAAAATTCTGATGTTTTGAGTAAAAATATTGGTTATTTATTACCTTcaattaatatgatattattatatcttTATTGATACATTTAATTGCCAATTTTAATGCAGCGATCAACATTTATGGTTAGAGGCAAATTTACAATATCTGATCTGCATCAAccatttttttacttatcatgTGCAAAGTGTAGTAAAACCACTGGATACGAAAAAGATGAAGAGTTTTTATGCTATAATTGCAAAGAACAAACAACCGCAAAGCCAAGGTAAATATTTATggttatatttgaaaattaacaatttttacattataattGTAATATACTATTTcgtaatagtatatatatgccGACGTGTTTCcttttactagtatatatatatatatatatatatatatatatatatatatatatatatattggtagaATTATTATACGCCTAAAAGTTTAAATGATGAAACAAATCTATCAGAGGAGAGAGCTTATCGCAGGAGGTGCCGCACTGCAGTACGGTGAGACGACAATGGGGAAGCCTAAAAACAGAGGGAGAGAGGCCGGAGTAAGAGTTAGAGTGAgaataggagagagagagagagagagagagagagagaagcagggAGATCATCAGATGGAGGAGATAAGACTCACAGTCACGGCGATGCTAAGGAGCGGCTACCAGAGTCACAATGTGGGAGCGACGGCTACGATTACGAGAGACTTACGGGTTTAGGAAGAcagaaaaagggagaaaaataatttgtttcacATGTGCTACGCGGTCGTTTTGGTTGCAAATTACATATATACCCAAGATATAACGGCAGATTTAATATCACCGTAGCAAATCGTGCCAAGCACAATAGGAAATTCAGGGGTTTTAGCGATAACTACATACTGCTGCAACAAAATAATAGTTCTTGGGGGTTAAAGGAATCGACGCATACTATTTGCGGCAGCACCATATCACCGCAATAAAATTGCCTTTGCCGACGATAATACTCATTGTCGGTACAAATATTCCCAACTATGTCTTGCGGCGAATCTTGCTCGCCACTAATCATAACTATTTTTGCAATTACACAAATTGCTAGATTAACAAATCAGATGTTcatttatttgcggcgataaaaaGTCATTGAAAATAATGGCCTATTTTGCAGCGAATCCTTCTTGCTGCTAATCATAATTATTTCGGCAACTACACAAACTGCCAGataaacaaatttattattactatgggtgtaaatttaaaccagaaaactggaaaatcggaccggaccggaccggatcggttgatctggttttgaaccggtccggtccggaataggttcctattttatgaaaaccggccggttctggttccgtagtttccgggaccggaccgaaccggttggaaaaaaaatataaaaattaattttatatattatacaaaatatttatatatataatatataattatatgttaaattcttatatataatatatatcattatatatcatatatgaaaaaatttcatattataatttataaataataacataaaatattaatcttaaatatgaacatttgtaatttatttgatcatatgttattaatataattatatataagataatgttgttataatttataaaataaaagttta
Protein-coding sequences here:
- the LOC108998808 gene encoding replication protein A 70 kDa DNA-binding subunit B-like; this translates as MNFECFHEIAQWIINSRTIVENIEYEESPLKPPDYNIIPFNQLDIYKDTDAEVDILAIAMMTNAPRQVNTSHGKSLVQDIYVIDSSLKVLRLAMWNKFVHDECSEICNIIMEKPIVLATKIRVSSYNGLSLSSRPTSVFTIEPFLASAISLRAWATENNLLLEETIAKNLDRPVASTSGSTDPLVKISEIVEALKSIPAMTRSTFMVRGKFTISDLHQPFFYLSCAKCSKTTGYEKDEEFLCYNCKEQTTAKPRWVFRTKLRTDGSIERRKAGIVAKGFHQ